A genomic window from Lotus japonicus ecotype B-129 chromosome 1, LjGifu_v1.2 includes:
- the LOC130732507 gene encoding putative F-box/FBD/LRR-repeat protein At4g26350, translating to MELLYGCPILEDLQVKLISFDPSDPSSFEGMVKTLPKLARAHVSSFTYDDIPLEAFCNVEFLRLDKYCDVNVNNLVFPNLIHMELILGRKFKWSSVLDLLSHCPQLQTFVLENLHGRDRGWPDSLAVPECFVSRLWKCVFKNFTGLKGEMKFAKIVMRNSTSLRTMTICSGPSLFHHQKLEMITELASCPRSSVTCELLFK from the exons ATGGAGCTTCTTTATGGATGTCCTATTCTTGAAGATTTGCAAGTGAAGCTTATATCCTTTGATCCCTCTGATCCCTCTTCATTTGAGGGCATGGTTAAAACTTTACCAAAGTTGGCCCGGGCACATGTTTCTTCCTTCACTTATGATGATATTCCTTTGGAAGCATTTTGTAATGTAGAGTTTCTGCGCCTCGACAAG TACTGCGATGTAAACGTAAACAATCTTGTGTTTCCCAATTTAATTCATATGGAGCTCATCTTGGGACGCAAATTTAAATGGAGCTCGGTGCTTGATTTGCTCAGTCATTGCCCTCAACTTCAAACTTTTGTCCTTGAAAACCTACATGGTCGTGACAGGGGTTGGCCAGACTCACTCGCTGTTCCTGAATGCTTTGTGTCACGGCTCTGGAAGtgtgtttttaaaaattttactGGCCTGAAAGGTGAGATGAAATTTGCAAAGATTGTTATGCGTAATTCGACATCCTTACGTACCATGACAATTTGCAGTGGACCTAGCTTATTTCATCATCAGAAGCTTGAAATGATAACTGAATTAGCCTCATGCCCAAGAAGCTCGGTAACTTGTGAACTTTTATTTAAGTAA